A region of Lycium barbarum isolate Lr01 chromosome 1, ASM1917538v2, whole genome shotgun sequence DNA encodes the following proteins:
- the LOC132641113 gene encoding cation/H(+) antiporter 15-like: MAAEVVTVENKTEENIVCYAPTMITTNGIWQGENPLDYSLPLFILQLTLVVVLTRILVFILKPFRQPRVIAEILGGVILGPSVLGRSKKFADIIFPLRSVMVLETMANIGLLYFLFLVGVEMDIAVIRRTGKKAIPIALAGMVVPFLIGVSFSFMLHKSSQDTKQGTFILFLGVALSVTAFPVLARILAELKLINTEIGRIAMSAALINDILAWVLLAFAIAFSENQNMALASVWVLLSSAAFVVFCVIIVRPLVGWMIRRTPEGEAISEFSICLILTGVMICGFITDAIGIHSIFGAFIFGLVIPNGPLGVTLIERLEDFVSGLLLPLFFAISGLKTEINAIDGVGTWAILALVIVLACAGKIAGTVLVTLYYRIPLYEGITLGLLMNAKGLIEMIVINVGKDQKVLDDKSFAIMVMVAVLMTAIIIPIVTLIYKPARKFVPYKRRTVQSTKPDSEFRVLVCIHTPRNVPTIINLLEASCPTKKSPIGIYVLHLVELTGRSSAMLIVHNTRKSGRPALNRTQAQSDHIINAFENFEQHVGCVSVQPLTAISPYSTMHEDICSVAEDKRVALLIIPFHKQQTVDGGMEVTNPAFRTINQNVLANAPCSVGILVDRGLSGSTRLAANQVSHHVAVLFFGGPDDREALSYGLRIREHPGINLTVMRFLPGEAAIEATRSDSRKSNMNDPGVLTVVTDNDKEKQLDEDYVSEFRARTANDDSVVYIERIVNHGEETVAAIRTIDNSHDLFMVGRGQGTISPLTAGLTDWSECPELGAIGDLLASSDQATAVSVLVIQQYVGMGAGDQLLTPDSPGQQLHDHFNFSYMNPRTQIRGQQPQFHSQPC; this comes from the exons ATGGCAGCAGAGGTAGTAACGGTTGAAAACAAAACCGAGGAGAACATAGTATGCTATGCTCCAACCATGATAACAACCAATGGAATATGGCAGGGTGAAAATCCACTTGATTATTCATTGCCACTCTTCATATTGCAATTGACATTAGTTGTTGTCTTGACTCGCATTCTCGTTTTTATCTTGAAACCCTTTCGTCAACCTCGCGTTATCGCTGAGATCCTT GGTGGTGTAATTTTGGGGCCATCGGTATTAGGAAGAAGTAAAAAATTTGCTGATATAATATTTCCTCTAAGAAGTGTGATGGTCCTTGAGACAATGGCAAATATAGGCCTTCTTTACTTTCTTTTTCTGGTTGGAGTAGAAATGGACATTGCTGTTATCCGAAGAACAGGCAAAAAAGCAATACCGATAGCTCTAGCAGGGATGGTAGTTCCATTTCTCATAGGAGTTTCGTTCTCCTTCATGTTGCATAAGAGTTCACAAGATACTAAACAAGGGACTTTCATACTCTTCCTTGGAGTCGCGCTTTCTGTCACTGCATTTCCTGTTCTTGCAAGAATCCTCGCGGAGTTGAAACTTATCAATACTGAAATTGGTAGGATAGCAATGTCTGCTGCCCTTATTAATGATATTTTAGCTTGGGTTCTCTTGGCTTTTGCCATTGCCTTTTCAGAGAATCAAAATATGGCTTTGGCTTCTGTTTGGGTGCTTCTGTCAAGTGCAGCGTTTGTTGTTTTCTGCGTTATAATTGTTAGGCCTTTAGTTGGATGGATGATAAGGCGAACTCCAGAAGGCGAAGCTATTAGTGAGTTCTCCATATGTCTCATTCTCACAGGAGTAATGATATGTGGATTTATAACAGATGCTATTGGGATACATTCTATTTTCGGGGCTTTTATCTTTGGCTTGGTCATTCCTAATGGTCCCCTTGGTGTTACACTTATTGAAAGGCTAGAGGACTTTGTTTCGGGGCTTTTGCTGCCATTATTTTTTGCCATTAGCGGTCTCAAGACGGAGATTAATGCCATTGATGGAGTTGGTACATGGGCCATTTTAGCTCTAGTTATAGTCCTAGCTTGTGCTGGAAAGATTGCTGGAACAGTACTTGTTACTCTCTATTACAGAATTCCATTGTATGAAGGCATTACTCTTGGTCTCCTCATGAATGCCAAAGGACTCATTGAGATGATTGTGATCAATGTTGGTAAAGACCAAAAG GTACTTGATGACAAATCTTTTGCAATTATGGTCATGGTAGCTGTGCTTATGACTGCAATTATCATCCCAATTGTGACACTGATTTACAAGCCAGCAAGAAAGTTTGTGCCATATAAAAGAAGAACAGTTCAAAGTACAAAGCCAGATAGTGAATTCAGGGTACTGGTTTGTATCCACACACCTAGAAATGTTCCAACAATCATCAATCTTCTCGAAGCATCTTGTCCTACCAAGAAATCTCCAATAGGAATATACGTCCTCCACCTTGTCGAGCTCACTGGACGTTCATCCGCAATGCTTATCGTCCATAATACGCGAAAATCTGGCAGGCCAGCGCTTAACAGAACTCAAGCTCAATCGGATCACATTATCAATGCCTTTGAGAACTTTGAGCAACATGTTGGATGCGTCTCAGTGCAACCCCTCACTGCCATCTCTCCTTATTCCACCATGCACGAAGACATTTGCTCTGTGGCTGAGGATAAGCGAGTGGCGCTTCTAATCATCCCTTTTCACAAGCAACAAACAGTTGATGGCGGGATGGAAGTCACAAATCCAGCTTTCCGAACCATAAACCAAAACGTACTAGCAAATGCACCTTGTTCAGTTGGGATACTCGTTGACCGAGGCTTAAGCGGATCCACTAGGCTAGCAGCAAATCAAGTCTCTCACCATGTAGCCGTGTTATTCTTTGGTGGTCCCGATGATCGTGAAGCACTGTCGTATGGATTGAGAATAAGGGAACATCCCGGGATCAACCTAACTGTCATGAGATTCCTCCCCGGAGAAGCTGCAATTGAAGCAACAAGATCAGATTCAAGAAAAAGCAACATGAATGATCCAGGAGTACTAACAGTAGTAACAGACAACGACAAAGAAAAACAGCTAGACGAGGACTATGTCAGCGAGTTCAGAGCAAGAACAGCTAATGATGATTCAGTTGTATACATTGAAAGAATAGTGAATCATGGAGAAGAGACAGTAGCAGCAATAAGGACAATAGACAATTCACATGACTTGTTCATGGTCGGTAGAGGACAAGGCACTATCTCACCGTTGACAGCTGGACTAACAGATTGGAGCGAGTGCCCTGAGCTAGGTGCAATAGGAGATCTATTGGCATCCTCAGATCAGGCTACGGCTGTTTCAGTGTTAGTGATTCAACAATATGTAGGAATGGGGGCAGGGGATCAGCTTCTTACACCGGACAGCCCGGGTCAGCAACTACATGATCACTTTAACTTCAGCTATATGAATCCCCGGACACAAATAAGAGGGCAGCAACCTCAATTCCATTCACAACCCTGCTAA
- the LOC132641123 gene encoding 14 kDa proline-rich protein DC2.15-like: MAKIASSIAPLLTLNILFFTMVTSTYIQCPPKTQHKNPPSTPSISKGYNKCPKDTLKLKVCANLLNDLVHVVVGSPLLSKSSCCSIIENLADVDAAVCLCTAIKANVFGTHLNAALSLSLLLNNCGKTTPKGFQCA; encoded by the coding sequence ATGGCTAAGATTGCATCATCCATTGCTCCTCTCCTTACTTTGAACATTCTCTTCTTCACAATGGTTACTTCAACTTACATCCAATGTCCACCAAAGACTCAACACAAGAATCCCCCTAGTACCCCATCAATATCCAAGGGCTATAATAAGTGTCCAAAGGACACACTAAAATTGAAGGTGTGCGCCAATTTGTTGAATGACTtggtgcatgttgttgttggaagCCCATTATTATCAAAGAGTTCATGCTGCTCTATCATTGAGAATCTTGCTGATGTTGATGCTGCCGTTTGCCTTTGCACTGCCATTAAAGCTAATGTGTTCGGAACTCACCTTAATGCCGCTCTTTCCCTCAGCTTGTTGCTCAACAACTGTGGAAAGACTACCCCTAAAGGCTTCCAATGCGCTTAA